In Cheilinus undulatus linkage group 14, ASM1832078v1, whole genome shotgun sequence, a genomic segment contains:
- the il17a/f3 gene encoding interleukin 17a/f3 yields the protein MELVLRSFLMLSLLVLSHACRKAQKVRTSPGSKTMRLVLDPSVMSHIPTVSASAVANLSLSPWTYRDSYDPSRLPARIFHAHCLTSGCLSLQGDGEDLALIAKPICYQVPVLYRVERNRSNKKEGTKTRRRYVFRLGTEKVVVGCTCVRPSVVQQP from the exons ATGGAATTA gTGTTACGATCATTTCTGATGCTGAGCCTGCTGGTGCTCTCACATGCCTGCAGAAAAGCCCAGAAAGTGAGAACCAGTCCGGGGAGTAAGACTATGAGACTCGTCCTGGACCCCTCAGTGATGTCTCACATCCCCACAGTGTCTGCCTCAGCCGTCGCCAATCTGTCTCTGTCACCATGGACGTACAG AGACTCATATGACCCATCTCGTCTGCCTGCACGGATCTTTCACGCTCACTGCCTGACCTCCGGCTGTCTGAGCCTGCAGGGGGACGGGGAAGATCTGGCCCTGATAGCTAAACCTATCTGCTACCAGGTCCCAGTCCTCTACAG AGTCGAAAGAAACAGGTCCAACAAGAAAGAAGGGACAAAGACAAGGAGGAGGTATGTCTTCAGGCTTGGGACGGAGAAGGTTGTGGTGGGCTGTACCTGCGTGAGGCCAAGTGTTGTACAGCAGCCGTAA